Proteins co-encoded in one Tachysurus fulvidraco isolate hzauxx_2018 chromosome 17, HZAU_PFXX_2.0, whole genome shotgun sequence genomic window:
- the LOC113651510 gene encoding C-C motif chemokine 18-like: MRNLMALLFLMSLCSLQLVFSAQTSLDTMLCCEGTSTMKIPVKNIVRYWWTSSDCPSKAIVFETFNKKTNVEKKFCLDPTAAWVSKYLNEEEMRNKSPMDQQTSETQQ; this comes from the exons ATGAGGAACCTGATGGC tctGCTGTTTCTGATGTCGCTCTGCTCTCTTCAGCTGGTGTTTAGCG ctcAAACGAGTTTAGACACGATGCTCTGCTGTGAAGGCACATCTACAATGAAGATCCCAGTAAAGAACATTGTGAGATACTGGTGGACCAGCAGCGACTGCCCCAGTAAGGCCATTGT cTTTGAGACTTTTAACAAGAAAACGAACGTTGAAAAGAAATTCTGTCTGGATCCTACGGCCGCTTGGGTCTCCAAATACCTTAACGAAGAGGAAATGAGAAACAAATCCCCAATGGATCAGCAAACCTCTGAGACTCAGCAGTAG